From the genome of Ziziphus jujuba cultivar Dongzao chromosome 6, ASM3175591v1, one region includes:
- the LOC112493352 gene encoding DNA repair endonuclease UVH1-like, which yields MPEVVDIGDPMTKVMVGTVENRLFKPLNEIMRRQLDPIWHSLGKKTKQLVSNLEDSLRKLLDYLERYLNEYAKGSVYLIVYHI from the exons ATGCCGGAAGTGGTGGATATCGGGGATCCGATGACGAAAGTCATGGTGGGTACGGTGGAGAATAGGTTATTTAAGCCGCTTAATGAGATTATGAGGAGGCAATTGGATCCCATTTGGCATAGCTTGGGGAAGAAGACCAAACAGCTTGTTTCCAACTTGGAAGACTCCCTGAGGAAACTCCTGGATTACCTTGAACG TTACTTAAACGAGTATGCAAAGGGAAGCGTTTATCTGATTGTCTACCACATTTAG